CTTAACAATAAAACAAGAGATCGTTAAATTTCCTTAACAAGACTGAGCAATTCGTCTCCATGTGCAGCTGACGTGACCTTTTCGACTGCAGCTGCTAAGCTGAGATCGTCTCTAAGCAGATAAGCCGAGCGAGTGGGCCCCAAAAAGGTCTTTCCGTACATCTTCTTTTCTACCAACGAATCAGTCGCTTGGGCGAATAGATGGTCAGGATCCGAGACCAGCGGAAAGGAGAGTCCATGCTTGGCCGCATATTTAAGGTGGGAGCCAACTGTGTCTTTGCTCAATCCAATCAAGCCGATTCCCTTCTTATCCAGCTCTTCTGCAACCGTTTGCATCTGCACTGTCTGCTTATCACAGCTGGAGGTATTGTTTCTCATATAAACTGAAACGACCGTTGGACGCTTTATCAGCTCGGCAAATGGTCCCTCCCATTTTTCGCCATCTACCACGGCTTTAACAGGGAACGACAAATCAAGTTTCTCTTCTAACGCTTTCATCTAGTTTATCTTTTTGTGACTCTCAAGTGAATGGGCGGCGCCAAGCACAGCAATTAGTAAGACATTCTGCCCTAGCTTTAACAAGTAGTCGCTCGCGGCGAGTAACTGGTTGGAACCGAAACAACCACAGTCCAATTCTAGTCCTCGAAAATAGCCTTGAGCCACAAGGGCGATAAACAGCAGCAGCATCGACAGGCTAAGCAGTTTAGCGCCAGCTCGAAGCCGCCGGGCGAACAAGCAAAGGGCGACTAACAATTCGAGGATTGGTCCGAAGTAAACCAAGAAGCCAGCCAGCCACAGAGGGAAAACGCGATAAGTCAGCAAAGAGGATAAAAACGCTTCGGGATCTCGAAGCTTAACAATCGCTGCGACGGCAAAAGTTAGACCCAAAACCCAATAGAGTAACTCCTTGAAAAATGCTCGCTTCATAGCTGGCCTCCTTCCTCCGTCAGACCTGCTTCGACCAAGGCCTCCCAGCCACCGCGCAAGGCAAATGCGTCTTCGATACCCAACTCCACACGAAGCCGTTCCGCGACACTGTGCGACCTCAGGC
This genomic interval from Pelagicoccus albus contains the following:
- a CDS encoding peroxiredoxin; its protein translation is MKALEEKLDLSFPVKAVVDGEKWEGPFAELIKRPTVVSVYMRNNTSSCDKQTVQMQTVAEELDKKGIGLIGLSKDTVGSHLKYAAKHGLSFPLVSDPDHLFAQATDSLVEKKMYGKTFLGPTRSAYLLRDDLSLAAAVEKVTSAAHGDELLSLVKEI
- a CDS encoding MauE/DoxX family redox-associated membrane protein, with the protein product MKRAFFKELLYWVLGLTFAVAAIVKLRDPEAFLSSLLTYRVFPLWLAGFLVYFGPILELLVALCLFARRLRAGAKLLSLSMLLLFIALVAQGYFRGLELDCGCFGSNQLLAASDYLLKLGQNVLLIAVLGAAHSLESHKKIN